The proteins below are encoded in one region of Styela clava chromosome 4, kaStyClav1.hap1.2, whole genome shotgun sequence:
- the LOC120326252 gene encoding 4-galactosyl-N-acetylglucosaminide 3-alpha-L-fucosyltransferase FUT5-like isoform X1 has protein sequence MGLDFTVSLRRFRFAVLLLIVYVLVYIGNGPDDVTFSKPSHWYEGRTAFTLKHHNDWIIHLLDKIRDELEMRILNATDMKIILVWIPMFDMNLPHEINAKKCGNCKITYDRGKIDDERTGAVVFHFDGIIDDDLPPTRNLSQLYIYWVLESTATLRINRRNSLEFEDNFNFNATMTYRRDSDFYQSYEHHKYGVTRIMEENTLTLEELLAMKTKLSVAIVSNCGSTAGARTRMRLLKTIIRLGFKLDGFGACFWGGGKFANGKSRHEPKFYAEVRKYKFYFSFENSYHCKDYITEKFFNNALRSFTVPVVWGATREDYEAVAPPGSFIFVEDFDSMKALADYLNYLDKNDTAYLEYLKWVTIKPRDMPNYGRARDWCSICRALHGINIDDIYSPKYNKTNPIRPLFTDGVATRTVEHLKDWYYGEDNRECFSKY, from the exons ATGGGTTTGGATTTCACCGTGAGTTTACGTCGATTTAGGTTCGCTGTATTGTTGCTGATCGTATATGTTTTAGTGTATATAGGAAACGGCCCCGATGATGTAACTTTTTCAAAACCTTCCCACTGGTACGAAGGACGTACCGCTTTCACACTAAAACATCATAACGACTGGATAATTCATTTACTCGATAAGATACGGGATGAACTGGAAATGAGGATATTGAACGCTACAGATATGAAG ATAATACTGGTGTGGATTCCAATGTTTGATATGAATTTACCACACGAAATCAACGCAAAAAAATGTGGTAATTGTAAAATAACATACGACAGAGGAAAG ATAGACGATGAAAGAACTGGAGCGGTTGTTTTCCACTTCGATGGAATCATAGACGATGATTTGCCACCGACAAG AAACCTTAGTCAACTTTACATATACTGGGTCCTGGAATCGACTGCAACCCTTCGCATCAACAGAAGAAATTCGTTAGAGTTCGAggacaatttcaattttaatgcAACTATGACATACAG AAGGGACTCCGATTTCTATCAAAGTTATGAACACCACAAATATGGTGTGACAAGAATTATGGAAGAAAATACGCTCACACTAGAGGAACTGCTTGCAATGAAAACTAAACTTTCAGTCGCAATCGTTTCAAACTGTGGCTCTACTGCTGGAGCGCGTACTCGAATGAGATTGTTGAAGACTATAATACGATTAGGATTTAAACTGGATGGATTCGGTGCATGCTTTTGGGGAGGTGGCAAGTTTGCAAATGGTAAAAGCCGACACGAACCTAAATTCTATGCGGAAGtcagaaaatataaattttacttttcttttgaaaattccTATCACTGTAAAGACTACATTACTGAGAAGTTTTTCAACAACGCTCTCAGATCCTTTACTGTTCCTGTTGTCTGGGGTGCGACGAGGGAGGATTATGAAGCAGTCGCACCACCTGGATCATTTATATTTGTTGAAGACTTTGATTCTATGAAGGCTTTAGCGGATTATCTTAATTATTTGGACAAAAACGATACGGCATATCTAGAATACCTCAA GTGGGTGACAATAAAGCCAAGAGACATGCCTAACTACGGAAGAGCAAGGGATTGGTGTTCAATATGCAGAGCGTTACATGGAATCAACATTGACGACATTTACAGTCCAAAATACAACAAGACTAATCCAATTAGACCATTATTTACAGACGGCGTCGCAACGAGGACTGTCGAGCATTTGAAAGACTGGTATTATGGAGAAGATAATCGCGAGTGTTTTTCAAAGTATTGA
- the LOC120326252 gene encoding glycoprotein 3-alpha-L-fucosyltransferase A-like isoform X2 — protein MGLDFTVSLRRFRFAVLLLIVYVLVYIGNGPDDVTFSKPSHWYEGRTAFTLKHHNDWIIHLLDKIRDELEMRILNATDMKIILVWIPMFDMNLPHEINAKKCGNCKITYDRGKIDDERTGAVVFHFDGIIDDDLPPTRNLSQLYIYWVLESTATLRINRRNSLEFEDNFNFNATMTYRRDSDFYQSYEHHKYGVTRIMEENTLTLEELLAMKTKLSVAIVSNCGSTAGARTRMRLLKTIIRLGFKLDGFGACFWGGGKFANGKSRHEPKFYAEVRKYKFYFSFENSYHCKDYITEKFFNNALRSFTVPVVWGATREDYEAVAPPGSFIFVEDFDSMKALADYLNYLDKNDTAYLEYLKYFLQLYITIVRMQVGDNKAKRHA, from the exons ATGGGTTTGGATTTCACCGTGAGTTTACGTCGATTTAGGTTCGCTGTATTGTTGCTGATCGTATATGTTTTAGTGTATATAGGAAACGGCCCCGATGATGTAACTTTTTCAAAACCTTCCCACTGGTACGAAGGACGTACCGCTTTCACACTAAAACATCATAACGACTGGATAATTCATTTACTCGATAAGATACGGGATGAACTGGAAATGAGGATATTGAACGCTACAGATATGAAG ATAATACTGGTGTGGATTCCAATGTTTGATATGAATTTACCACACGAAATCAACGCAAAAAAATGTGGTAATTGTAAAATAACATACGACAGAGGAAAG ATAGACGATGAAAGAACTGGAGCGGTTGTTTTCCACTTCGATGGAATCATAGACGATGATTTGCCACCGACAAG AAACCTTAGTCAACTTTACATATACTGGGTCCTGGAATCGACTGCAACCCTTCGCATCAACAGAAGAAATTCGTTAGAGTTCGAggacaatttcaattttaatgcAACTATGACATACAG AAGGGACTCCGATTTCTATCAAAGTTATGAACACCACAAATATGGTGTGACAAGAATTATGGAAGAAAATACGCTCACACTAGAGGAACTGCTTGCAATGAAAACTAAACTTTCAGTCGCAATCGTTTCAAACTGTGGCTCTACTGCTGGAGCGCGTACTCGAATGAGATTGTTGAAGACTATAATACGATTAGGATTTAAACTGGATGGATTCGGTGCATGCTTTTGGGGAGGTGGCAAGTTTGCAAATGGTAAAAGCCGACACGAACCTAAATTCTATGCGGAAGtcagaaaatataaattttacttttcttttgaaaattccTATCACTGTAAAGACTACATTACTGAGAAGTTTTTCAACAACGCTCTCAGATCCTTTACTGTTCCTGTTGTCTGGGGTGCGACGAGGGAGGATTATGAAGCAGTCGCACCACCTGGATCATTTATATTTGTTGAAGACTTTGATTCTATGAAGGCTTTAGCGGATTATCTTAATTATTTGGACAAAAACGATACGGCATATCTAGAATACCTCAA GTATTTTCTGCAACTATATATAACAATTGTACGTATGCAGGTGGGTGACAATAAAGCCAAGAGACATGCCTAA